Sequence from the Corallococcus soli genome:
CCTGGACGCTGACGCGAAGCCTGGGAGCGCGGACGAGCGTCCGCGGGTGCTGCTGGCGGATCCAGAGGTCAACGCGCAGCAGTACGACCTGGAGGGCGTGGCCTTCTCGCCGGACGGCTCGCTCGTGGCCACGGTGAGCCGCAGCGGCGCGGTGCGGTTGTTCGACGCGGCGACGGGCGCTCCGAAGGGCGCGCTCGCCACCGAGGAGCCGCTGGTGTCGGTGGCCTTCCACCCGGATGGTCGGTGGCTGGTGGTGGGCAGCGCGCAGGGGCTGGTGACGGTGCTGTCGGCGCCGGGGCTGACGTTCGGCGCGGAGTCGCGGCTGCACACGGGGCCGGTGAGCGCGCTCACGTTCGCTCCGGACGGGGCGCTGTACTCGGGCGGCTGGGACGGCCACGTGCGCGCGTCGGAGACGCCGGAGCAGTCGCTGCGTCCGGACGTGGCGCGCACGCATTTTGAACGGCGCAGCGGCTTCGCGGTGGTGCAGGGCAGCGTGGACGGCGGGCCTCCGGTGGTGCTGGCGCTGGACTCGCGCTCGCCGGCCGTGGTGCTCACCACGGCGGCGGCGACGGCGTCCGGCATCGACGTGGCGTTCCTGAAGGAGACCGTCAGCGTGCCGGGCGCGCTGGGCACCACCGTGGCGAGGCTCGCGCGGGGACGGACGCTGCGCTTCAAGGCGCTGGAGCTGACGGGGTTGGACGTCGCGGTGTGTGACGCGTGCGTGCCCCAGGGCAGCCAGGGCGTGCTGGGGGCGCCCTTCAGCGAGCGCGTGGACGTCGTCTTCGACGAGGCGACCGCGGAGGCGGTGCTCACGCTCAAGGGCGGCGCCCCGGAAGGGACGCCCACCCTGATGGCGCGGGGGCTGACGCCGAAGGCGGACTTCTCCTTCCCGGCGCACGTCAACGACGTCACCGTGGACGCGCGCGGCCAGCGGCTGGGCGTGGCCTTCAGCCAGGAGAAGGCGGAGCGCAACCGCACGGTGTACGAGCGCGAGCGCAAGGGCCTGGAGGATCCGCGCGGGCCTTGGAACGCGGGCGCGCTGGTGGACGCGGGCTCCGGCAAGGTGCTGCGCAAGTGGGAGGTGCACCACGGCGTGGTGTCCTCCGCGGCCATCTCCCCGGATGGGCGCTCGCTGGCGTCGGGTGGCTGGGACAAGCAGGTGCACCTCTTCAACGAAGGTGACGCCGCGCCAAGGGACACGCTGGAGTTCGGCTGGTCCGTGCGCCGCGTGCGCTTCGCCCCGGACGGGCGCCAGCTGGGCGTGGCCGCGTGGACGCCGCAGAAGGCCACCGGCAACCAGGAGAGCGACCCGGCGGCGGTGCTGGTGCGCGTGCGGTACGCGTCCCCTGGCGTGGAGGCGCGCGTGACGGCCCCGGCCTCCCCGGCGGTGGAGGCGGCGCCGGCTCAGTAGTTGAGGAACACGGCGCTCTGGGGCACGCCGCGCTGGCGCAGCTGGGCCATCACGCCCTGCACCATGTCCGCCGGGCCGCACACGAAGGCGACGGCGTCCTCCAGGGGCTCCTCGCCCAGGTGGGCCTGCACGTAGCCGGTGAGGCCCTGCCAGCCGCTGGCCCCGGGCCGGCTCACGGTGCGCACCACGCGCACGTCGTCCGCCTGCCACCGCTCCAGCTCCCCCGCGTACGCGAAGCTGCCCGGCGTGCGCGCGCCGAAGTACAGCGTCACCCGGCCGTACGCGTGGCGCTCCTGGTGCACGCTGGCGATGACGGGGCGGATGGCGGAGATGCCGGAGCCGCTGGCGAACAGCAGCAGGTCGTGGCCGCGCGCCTTCACCAGGGGGAAGCCCGGGCCCTCCGGCCGCGACACCTCCACGGGCGTGCCCGGGGGCAGATGCAGGAGCGCGGAGGGCAGGGCCCCCTCGTCCTTGAGCAGGAACTCCCACCGGGTGCCCTGGGGGGCGGGCGGCGAGGCGATGGCGAACATGCAGGGCTGCTGCCCAGGGAGGCGCAGGCGCACGTACTGCCCGGGGTGCGCATGGGTGCCCACGAGGGCCGTGCCCTGGATGTCGAGCACCAGGTCGGTGAGGCCATCCGCCGCGGGGGCGCGGGCCTGGACGGTGGCGGTGTGCCAGTCGCTCATGGCGCCTTTCTAACCGGTGCTTCTGTCATGTGCCCGCCCTGGTAGAGTCAGCCCCGTGAAGACCGTGTTCTGGCTGTTCATGTTCCTGGTCGGCCTGGCCGGCGTGGTGATTCCGCTCACGTACCTGTACACGGCCAGCAAGCTGCCGCGTCTGGAGAGCGAGTTCGACGTCGAGAGCCAGCTGCGCCACCGCATCGAAGGGGACCGCATGAGCGTCCTGGTCGGCCGCATGGACCAGGGCGGCAAGGACCGCGAGCGGGTGACGTTCTCGCGGCCCGACTTCTCGCGGATGCCCAAGGACCTGGTGGCGCTCTACATCCGGCAGATGGACTGCCCCACCTACTTCCAGACGCCGCGCGAGGACGGGCGCGCGTGGGCGTGGCGCCTGTTCGCGGGCGTGACGCTGGGCACGTCGCCGCCGGGTGACGGCGCCTGCGAGCGCTGGCTGGCCATGCGCATCGCGCGCGAGGTGGGCATCGAAGGCACGCTGCCGCTGTCGGTGGCGGCGCACCGGCTGCACGCCTTCTTCCAGAAGGACCAGCTCATCGCCTACGAGCTGTCCATCCTGCGCTTCGAGCGGGGCGTCATCGGCGTGGAGGACGCGGCGCGCAAGCTCTTCGGCCGCGAGCTGGGGGAGCTTCAGTTGTCGGAGCTCGCGGAGCTGCAGCTCGCGCTGCCGCCCTACGGCTACTACCAGGAGCTGAAGGGCTGCAAGAACTCGGGCCTCATCCGGCAGAACCGGGACATGCTGTTGCAGGACCTGGCGGGGTACTCGCTGGTGAGCGAGGAGCGCGCGCGCAACGCCATCGCCCAGCCGGTGGGGTGCCTGTCGGTGAAGTAGCGCCAGGGGCGCCCGGAGCGCGGCCCTCAACGCCGCACCTCCGGAGGAACCTGGGTGAGCCAGCCCACCTCCAGCGCGCCCCACAGGCCCAGCAGGATGGCCTCCGCGGCATCGTGGCGCAGGGACGTGGGGCGGGGCGCGTGGGACCAGTCGATGACCCGCCGCGCGAGTCCATCCGCGGCCTCCTTCGCCTGGGGTCCGCTGCGCTGTTCGCGGGCGTAGAGCAGGCGGGAGCGCCAGTCCTCGGCGGCCACGCGCAGCACGGGCAGGGCGCGGCGGGAGGCCTCGCGCTCCCAGACGTCGGCGATGGGGCCGCCCCCCTCCAGCACGAGCCACGCGAGCGGTGACGCGTCGAGGAGCACGGCGGGCACCGCGCGCTTGAGCCGCGCGTGCGTGCCGAAGTTCTGCGAGCGGTACCAGCGCAGCCGCCCATCCGCGCCGAAGCGCGCGAGGCCGCAGCGAAGCCCCAGGTCCACCGCGAGCAGCGCAGGGCCGGGGGCGGCGGTCACGGGGGAGGGGCAGGGTGGACGCGACGACTACTTGAGGTTGGCGCGCTTCCAGCCATCGAGCGCTTCGATGATCTCCGCGCGCTCCTGGACGCTCTTCGCGTCCTGGTTGTCCTTGATCAAGCTGTCCATGTAGTTGAGCGCGGCCTTCTGCTTCCCGGGGTTGCTGGTGAAGCGAGAACTCTTCGCGACGAGGTCGGACACCACGAGGATCCGGCCATGGACCGCGTCCTCGCTCAATGACTCGGAGCGCTTGGGGGGCGCTGACGCCGTGCCGTCATCTCGGGCGGTCCTCGCCGTCGTGGCCTTGATGGGGGCGCTCGGCTTTGGCGGCGCGGCCTCCACCACGGGCGGCGGCGCGGGCGTCTCCGGCACGGGCGCCGCGACGACCTCCGGTGGAGGTGGTGGAAGGAGGGCCACGGCCTTGGGCGCGGGCGGCGGAGAGGCGACGACGACAGCGGCGGCGGGGCGCGCTTCGCCAGGCGCGCGCGTGGCGATGACCACGCCCACGGCGGTGAGGAGCACGGCCGCGCCAATGGCGATGGGCACGAAGCGCCGGGGTGAGTGGGCCCCTTCATCCTGGGGCACGACCCATTCGGTCGGGACCGGCGCGGGCACCTGGGTGGTGGGGCGGCGCGCCTCCGCGTCGCTGGCGGCGGCGCTGGGCCGGGGCGGGGACTCCTCGGTGGGCGCGGGCGCGGTGGGGTTGGTGCGGGTGGCCCGGAGGGTGCGGCGCAGGCGGGTCAGGTGCTGGCGCAGGACGTCCGCGGAGTTGGGGCGCGTCTCCGGGTCCTTCGTGAGCATCTGGAGGATGAAGGCGTCCACGGCGGGAGGCAGGTCGGAGACGAACTCCGACGGCCGGGGCGGGCGCGCCTCCACGTGCTTCATGAGGAGGTCCACGGGCGAGCTGCCGATGAAGGGCAGCCGGCCGGTGATCATCTCGAAGGTGACGACGCCCATGGCGTACAGGTCCGTCATGGGGCCCACGGACTGGCCCCGGGCCTGCTCCGGCGCCATGTACTCCGGGGTGCCGACGACCATGTCGGTGCGCGTCTGCGCGGTGCGGCCGGTGGGGCCTTCGCCGCGCTTGGCGAGCCCGAAGTCCAGCAGCTTCACGTAGCGCGAGCCGTCCGGCTGGCGCACCAGGAAGATGTTGCTGGGCTTCAGGTCGCGGTGCACCACGCCCGCGCCGTGCGCGGCGCCCAGGGCGGCGAGCACCTCTTCGAGCAGCGCCAGGGCCTCCGTGACGGGCAGCCGGCCCTTCTCCGCGAGGATGGCGTCGAGCGGCTGACCGTCCAGGTACTCCATGACGATGTACTGGCGACCGTCAGGGAGCTGGCCGAAGCCGAAGATGTCGATGATGCCGCGGTGGCGGATGGCGTTGACGGCGCGGGCCTCCGCGAGGAGGCGGGCCACCTGTTCGGAGGAGTGCGCCAGCTCCGGGCGCAGCACCTTCACGGCGACGCGCTTGCCGATGAGGGGCTGGATGCCGTCGTAGACGAGCCCCATGCCGCCCACGCCGATGCGCGAGCGCAGCTCGTACTCGCCCAGCTTCAGGCCGATGAGGGGGTCGGTGATGGCGGTGGCTTCGGTTCCCTGGTGCTCCACGATGACCTTCGGTTCCGGCGGAGTCGGTTGGAACGACGACAGCACGACGGTGCCATCACGAGGGCACACCGCCGTGTCGGACGGAACGGTGAGGCCACAGGTTTCGCAGATCAGCTCGGAAGACATCTCCACCACGGGGGAGCGTAACAGGTGAAATCCCGGGAAGCGAAGTAGGGGACCGGGAGCACGGAGGGCGAGCGGACAAGCACTCGCCCTGGGGTCGCGCTTTCACGCCCGCTGCTGTTGGGCAGCGGGCGGTGAAGGGGCGTCAGAGCACTCCACCATCAGGACCGAGACAATCGAAATACGACGCCTGAACTCCGGGTGCACCAGGGTTCCCGACACTGAACCCACCCGCGCCACCGTCGTTCGTTTCGATGAAACTACCCGTCTCGAAGAAGACCCCGGCGTCTTGCGCACACCACACACCGATGGAGGGTCCTCCTGCTCCACCGCCTCCCGCGCCACCCGGTCCCCCTCTTCCGCCCGGTCCCCCTTTGCCGCCTGGACCGCTATAGGTGCTGTAGAACACACCGGCTGGTTGACCGGTAACGTCGACCTTGGTTCCAAGGCCGCCCTCGCCTCCAGTGCCGCCTTTGCCACCGTCCCCGCCGCGCCCTCCTTCACCGCCATTGCCACCGCCATGGGCAATCAGGCGGGAATTGCTCCCCGCCACGACGTTGGCTTCGATGATCAACAGCGCGATGGATGCCCCTCCGGCTCCTCCGCCCCTTCCTTGTGTGCCTCCACAGCCGCCTCCACCACCGCCACCGCCACCGCCACCGCCTGCGGATTCAGCGGGATCAATCTCGACGTCTGAGCAGCCACCTCCACCTCCACCGCCACCCCCGCCTGCTCCGATACGCCCCTGGGTTCCTGCGGCACCATTTTGCGCTGCCGTAGTTTCCCAGATTCCCTTCTCCGGATTCACCATCCCCACCCCGGTTCCCGCATCTCCCAGGGTTCCAGGCTCACCCGGCGCGCCTTCAGCACCGTCCGAACCTTTTTCCCCCTGGCACGCATAGATGTTGGTGCCGGAGTCGGGGGGCGAGCGAACTCCTGATGCTCCTCCCGCGCCGAAAGGCGTCCCGGGGATTCCGGCAAGACCGTCGGAACCCTTGCTTGCACTGCCGCTGCCCCCTCCGGCCCCCCCCGCGCCTCCAGCTCCCGTGTTGCCGGTTGCGCAGCTGCTCACTCCGCCGTCGCCTCTCCGGCCAGGCACTGAGTCTTTCCCAGCGACGCCATTCAATCCAAAGGCGCCCTCGTTGCCGATGCTCCCAGCAGTTCCGCCCTCCCCCTCGCCGCCTTGTCCGGCCTCCACAACCACCTTGCTGAGGTGCACGGAAGAACTGCGCATGATGCGCAGCGCGATAGATGCCCCGCCGTCATTTCCTCCGGACGCGGAGGTGATGTTCAGGGTGTTCAGCAGCACGCCCGAATCCATGACGTTCTGTACCGTGAACGCGAGCGTGCCACCGTCAATGACGGTGACTCCTTCACCAGGAACGCGGGTCCAATAGCCCTTCCCCTCTGGTCCGGTCCACGTGTAGCCGCCGTGGATGGACACCGGCACGGTGACGATGGTCTCCGGCTCGTTGTACGTCCCGACCGCCAGGTACACGTTCGTGCGTGTCGGATCCCCACCCGCCTGGATCAGCGCCAATGCCCTCGCCAGCGTCTGCACCGGCTCGAACTGGGAGCCGCTGTTGGTCTCGAGGCCATTCACCGGATCCACGAAGTAACCCGCCGACGCCATGCCATCGACGAGGTCGCAGTTCAGGTCCTCACCCAGGGGGTCCGGCTCATCAATGACGTCCGGCTTGAATGTGCAGGTGGGAATCACGGGACCCGCATCGCCACCAGCGTCCGCCGTGCCCCCATCCGGCTCGCAGCGGCCCTCGGCGACGCACCGCTCGTAGGCCGCGTCGAAGTCCTGGCATCCGCCCACGCTGAGCACCGCACCGAACACCGCGCCCAGCGCTCCGACCTTCCAGATGTTCCGCATGGTTCTCCCCGAACTCACTGCCACGTCCCGGCGACGCTGAGTCCACCGCCCTGGGGCGTGAGCGTCACGGACGGCTGAACGGAAGACTGCTTCGTCGGCAGGAAGTACATCAGCGCGCCCGTCACCACCGCCGCCGCGCCCACGCCAATTCCCACCATGCCAATCGTCTGCGAACGCTTGCCGGAGTCCCGCGCCGCATCCGCTTCGGCCAGCGTCGGGAACTCGTTCTTGTCCAGGTCATCGAACTTGCTGCGCGACTGCACCAGGAACACCGTGCCCACGCCCGCGGCCACCACGCCGCCCGCCGCCGGCACCCACGCCCACTTGCGCCGCCCCGGCGTCTCCGGCTCCACCCGGGGCGTGTCGGTCAGGTCCACCCGCGTGGGCGGTTCAACCCCCGGCGAAACGCCCGGCGTCACCGTCGGCTTGTCTCCCGGCGTCACCGTCGGCTTGTCTCCCGGCGTCACCGTGGGCGTCTGGACCACCACCTGCGGCGGCGGCGCCACCGGCTCCGGACGCAGCACCCGCAGCGTGCGCGGCACCACCACGTCCAGCGCCTGGGTCAGCGCGTCCAGCACCTGGTCCTCGCTCACGCCCGGCACCGAGTGCTCGACGAGCGGCGCCCCGTCCTGGGCCGTGTACACGCGCACGCCGGCCTTGTAGGCCTTGAGGTAGGGCACCACCTCCGTCACCATCACCACGTCCGTCTTCGCCGCGAGGCCCAGCGACGCGATGCACGAGGGCTGGGTGCGGTTGCAGCGCATCATCGCCGCGCGCTTCTTCTTCGGCAGGGTGCGGGTGACGTCCGCCACGCGGATCACCTCCAGGCCCCGGCCCTTGAGCTGCTCGGCGACGTGCTCCTGCGCGAAGCCGATGAGGTAGCGGGGCGTGCCACGCGCCACGTCCGTCGGCGCCAGCAGCACGGTGAGGGGCTTCGCGGAGGACGAGGGCGCGGGCGCCTGGGCGACCACCAGGGTGAGCGCGGCGATGAAGGGGATCAACACAGGGCCACTTTCTCCCCGAGCCGACCGCGTCGCAAGGTCCGGATTCGTGGAAGCCGCATGGTGGGACAGGGCCCCACCCACCCGGGGGCGACCCCGATGTCCAGCGTCGGGCGCCTCGCGCGGATGTGTCACGTCGTCACGCCCCCGCGAACCGCGCGGGGACCTGGGACGCAGGGTGCGCCGGCCCTACCGGCGCGGACGCTCGGGCGCCGGACGGATCTGCGTCTTCTCCGACGTGTTCAGCTCCGTCCTGGGGCCCAGGCCGTCCTCGTCGTCGTCATCCTCAGGAGGTGGCGGCGGACCCGGCGGACGTCGCGGGGGCGCCGCGGCCGCGCGCACGTTGTTGGCGGACGCGGGGACGGACCTCGGGGGGGACGGCGGCGGACGCCGGGGCGGCGGGGTCTGCCGGGGAGGAATCTCCTCCGCGAGCAGGTCGTCGGCCACCTGCACCAGCGGTTCGGAGGCTGAAGCGTGGTCCGACTCCGAGAACGGGTTGCGCGTGGGCGGCGGCGTCTTGTCGTCGTCCGCGCCGGGCGGCGGCCGGGGCGGCAGGGCGGGCCGCAGCGCCGGGGCGGGGGACTTCGCGGGCGGGGGGAGGGCCGCCTTGGCGGGCACCTGCACCTGCACGGGCGCGCCCGCGGGCTTGGCGGCATGCCCGCCGGAGACGGGGCCATCCGGGGCCGCGTTCTTGAGCAGCTGTTCGAAGCGGCTCCACTCCTCCTTGAAGTGGGCGGGGTCCGGCAGACCCTGCTCGCGGTGCTTCAGCGAGGGCGCCCATCGCAGGGTGTACGCCTCGCCGACCTGGAAGCTGGGCGGAGGCGGCACGCCGTAGGTGGCGGGGTCGAAGAAGGCGTCGTCCAGGTCCTCGAAGCCGTAGGCGCGCGCCTTCTGGATGAAGTTGGGGATGATGCCGGTGGGCGCGTGGTAGCCCAGGATGTTGCCGTGCTCGTCCTTGGAGACGGGCGTGAAGACGAAGATGTCCTGCGTGCGGTACTCGCCCTTCTCCGTGAGGGGCAGCACCTCCGACAGGGCGATGGTCTTCCGGCTGCCGTCGTGGAGACGTTCGCAGCAGATGACGAAGTTGATGGCGCTGGCCACCTGGGCGCGCACGGCGACCATGGGCAGATCCACGGACGACATGAGGCACAGGGACTCGATGCGGCGCAGCGTGTCCGTGGGCGTGTTCGCGTGCGTGGTGGCCAGCGAGCCGCCGTGGCCGGTGTTCATGGCCTGCATGAGGTGGAAGGCTTCGCCGCCTCGCACCTCGCCGACCACGATGCGGTCCGGGCGCAGACGCAGCGCGGAGTGCAGCAGGTCACCCATGTCCACGCCGCCCTTGCCGAACTTGTCGGGGGGGCGGGATTCGAAGGCCACGATGTGGGACTGGTTGAGCTGGAGCTCGGCGGAGTCCTCGATGGTGAGGATGCGCTCCTCGTCCGGGATGAGGGACGAGACGATGTTGAGCAGCGTCGTCTTGCCGGAGCCGGTGCCGCCCGCGACCAGCATGTTGAGCTTGGTGGCGATGCCCGCCTCGATGAGTCGCGCCATGGGCTTGGTGAGCGACTTGAACTTCATCAGCGAGTCGATGCTCAGCTTGTCCTTGAAGAACTTGCGGATGGAGATGGTGGTGCCGTTGCGCGCGATGGGCGGAATCACGACGTGGATGCGGCTGCCGTCGGGCAGGCGCGCGTCCAGGCGGGGGCGCTCGTCGGTGAGCGGGCGGCCCACGAACTGGGCCATGTTGCGCGCGGCACCAATCAGGCCTTCCTCGGAGAAGGAGGCATCCGTCTTGGTCAGGCGGCCCTTGCGTTCGATCCACACGTCGGTGGGGCCGTTGATCATGATTTCCGACACCGACTCGTCGTCCAGGTAGGGCAGGACGGGCTTGAGGAAGGCGCGGAGCGACTCGGTGTACATCGTCATGGCGGGAGCAAGGCTAGCGCGCCCTGGCGCCGGCCCCAAGCACCCGACCTGACTGCCTGCTCGCTTTCCCTGCCAGCGCCCCCGTATCCTGGTGGCTCCCGGCGTGCGCCCACCGCCCCTGCATCGAGGACGCGTTGGACTTCACGAGCCAGAAACTCCAGGGGCCTTGTATGCGGGGGACGGGACCATGAGGCGCCTGCTGCTTCTGGGGACGCTGCTGTTCATCGGGTGCATGCGGCGCCAGGGAACTTCGCCCGAGCCCTCCCGGGTCGAGGACCCGTCCATCGTCTTCCCGGACTTCTTCGCGCAGCCATCACTGTCCACCGATGCTCCAGGACAGGTGTACGTGCTGGACGGAGCCGTGCTTCGCGCCGTGGGCGTCGCGGCGGATGCGTTCCTTCCCCGGGAGCAGGAGGGACGCTCGTGTTGGAACCGGCGCGAGTCCTACCGCTTCCGCGTCTTGCGCGAAGGAGACATCGCCTTCGTCCGCATGGACACGGATCCCCGCGCCTGTTCGCCGGGCGTGCTCCTGCTGGATGGCGGCGCCACCTACGCGGTTCGCATCTCCGAGGGACGCATCCTGCGCAGCCTCCATGATGGCGAACCCGACAGCCTCTCCGCTCCCGTCGGCCCTGATGCGGGCATTCCCGTGGCGCCGTCGGACAGGTCCATTCCCATGGGAGATACCTCCTGGGGCGAATCGCATCCCGCGTTCCCAGCCCAGTGGCTGGACGCGGGGACGCGCGCGCCTCCTGCACCTTCGCCCTGAGGCGCCGCGATGTTCGCCGCGCGGCATGCGATTGCAATCATGACGCCCCGGGCCCTATCGCACGGGTAGGGTGGGGTCTTACGGAGGATCACAACGATGCTGGCGGACGGGTTGCCCGAAGACTGGAAGAAGGTGCTGCATGACGCCATCCACGCGCCGTCGTTCAAGGAGCTGGATCGCTTCGTCCGGGAGCAACGCAGGGAGCACGCCGTGTTCCCGTCGGAGGCCGACATGTTCTCCGCCTTCCGCCTCACGCCCTATGACGACGTGCGCGTGCTGCTGCTGGGCCAGGACCCCTACCACGGCCCGAAGCAGGCCCACGGCCTGGCCTTCTCCGTCCAGCCCGGCGTGCCTCCTCCGCCCTCGCTCGTGAACATGTTCAAGGAGCTCCAGAGCGACGTGGGCGCGCCGAAGCCTCGCGACGGGTCGCTCATCCCGTGGGCGAAGCAGGGCGTGCTCCTGCTCAACACCGTGCTCACCGTCCGCCAGGCCGAACCCAACAGCCACGCGAAACACGGCTGGGAGCACTTCACCGACGCCGTCATCCGCGCCGTGAGCGAGAAGCCCGACCCCGTCGTGTTCCTCCTCTGGGGCAAGCCCGCGCAGAAGAAGAAGGCGCTCATCGACTCCAAGCGGCACGTCGTCATGGAGGGCACCCATCCCTCGCCGCTGTCCGCCAGCAAGGGCTTCTTCGGCAGCAAGCCCTTCAGCGGCACCAACGCCGCGCTCGAGGCCCGGGGCCAGAAGCCCATCGACTGGCGACTCCCCGCGTAGGCCCGGCGCGTCGGTGGGTTGGCTATAGTGCCCGCCCACCATGGCCACGACGTTCCTCGAAGAAGCCGCTCGGACCCAGGCCGCCGAAGCCGTGGCGGCCATTGAAACGCAGACGTCCGCCGAGGTCGTGGTGGCCGTGCGCGCCTCCTCCGGCCACTACGCCCACACCGATGCCCGGGTGGGCGCGGGCCTCGCGTTCGCCGTGCTCATGGTGCTCCTGTTCATCCCGCAGGAGATCCACCTGGCCGTCTTCCCCCCCGCGGTGCTGCTGTCCTTCTTCGCGGGGGTGGTGGCCAGTTGGGGCCTTCCTCCACTGCGCCGCGCGCTCACCTCGCGCAAGCTCCAGGAAGACGCCGTGCGCACCGCCGCCCGGGCCGCCTTCACCGAACTGGGCGTGTCGCGCACGTCGCGGCGCACCGGCATCCTCGTGTTCGTCTCCCTCCTGGAGCGCCGCGTGGAGGTCGTCGCCGACCACGGCGTGGACACCGCCGCGCTGGGCACGGAGTGGCAGGAAGCCCTCGCCGCGCTGTCCGCCGCGCTGGTCGCGTCCCCCGCGCCCGAGCCCTTCTTCCAGGCCCTGCGCCGCATCCAGCCGCCGCTGGCGCGCGTGCTGCCGCGCATGGAAGACGACGTCAACGAACTGCCGGACCTGCCCGGAGCGGCGGCGTGAGGGGCTCGCGCGCGTTCCTCCTCGCCGTCGCGCTGTTCCTGGGGATGGGCCTCCCCCTCCAGCCTGAAGTGGAAGCGCGCCCGGGTGGCGGCGGCTCCTACCGGGGCTCCAGCCGCAGCTCGTCCAGCAGTCGGAGTTCATCCAGCAGTCGGAGTTCGTCGAGCAGCCGCAGCTCCAGCAGCCGTACCTCCTACAGCTCCGGCAGCCGCGGCGTGTCCAGCTCCTATGGCGGGAGTTCGGGCTCCTCGTCCGGCAGCGGTGGCCTTGGGGCCTGCTGCGTCCTGCTCCTCATCGGGGGACTGGCGGCCATCGCCGTGGCGCTGGCGCGCAGCTCGAACCAGCAGGAGGCCCGGAGCTGGAGCACCGCCGCGCCCCACGGCCCGCCGCCGCCCCGGCGCCAGACGTCACTGCGCGGAAGGCTCGCGGGCCTGGGCCGCTTGCGCGCGCGCGGCGCGGACGGCCAGGTGCGTCCGCTGGATCCGGACTTCTCCATCGTCCTCTTCGAGGACTTCGTCTATTCGCTCTTCGCGAAGGTGCACGAGGCGCGCGGTGGCGACCGCCTGGACAGCTTCGGTGCGTGGCTGTCCTACGACGCCATCCGTTCGCTCCAGGCGCTGGGGCGCCCCACCGCGGTGAAGGCCGTGGTGGTGGGCGCCATGACGTACCACGAGGTGTCCGGCGTGGCGTCGAACAGCCCGCGCGTCTCCGTGACCGTGCACTTCGAGGCCAACTACACGGAGGTCTCCGGCACGGACCAGAGCTGGTACGTGGCGGAGGCGTGGACGCTGGAGCGGGACACGGCCGTGCGCTCGCGTCCCCCGGATGCCGCGCGCATCTCCAAGTGCCCGAACTGCGGCGCGCCGCTGGACGCGGTGCAGGGACACCACTGCTCGTACTGCGACACGGTGGTGAACACCGGCGGGTTCGACTGGGTGGTGACCTCCGTGGCGTCGCTGGAGCGCGAGCAGCGCGGCCCCCAGCTCACCGGCACCACCGAGGAGCAGGGCACGGAGCTGCCCACGCTGCGCGACCCCAAGGCGCATGAGACGCTGGCCACGCTCACGCAGGAGGATCCGAACGTCACCGCGATAGGCCTGCGCCGCCGGCTGGAGTTCATCTTCCACGAGATGCAGACGGCGTGGTCCAGGCGCGAGTGGCAGGGCATGCGGCCCTTCCTCAGTGACAACCTCTTCCAGACGCAGCTGTATTGGATCAACGCCTACCGTCAGGCGGGCCTGCGCAACAT
This genomic interval carries:
- a CDS encoding NAD-binding oxidoreductase; this encodes MSDWHTATVQARAPAADGLTDLVLDIQGTALVGTHAHPGQYVRLRLPGQQPCMFAIASPPAPQGTRWEFLLKDEGALPSALLHLPPGTPVEVSRPEGPGFPLVKARGHDLLLFASGSGISAIRPVIASVHQERHAYGRVTLYFGARTPGSFAYAGELERWQADDVRVVRTVSRPGASGWQGLTGYVQAHLGEEPLEDAVAFVCGPADMVQGVMAQLRQRGVPQSAVFLNY
- a CDS encoding serine/threonine-protein kinase — protein: MSSELICETCGLTVPSDTAVCPRDGTVVLSSFQPTPPEPKVIVEHQGTEATAITDPLIGLKLGEYELRSRIGVGGMGLVYDGIQPLIGKRVAVKVLRPELAHSSEQVARLLAEARAVNAIRHRGIIDIFGFGQLPDGRQYIVMEYLDGQPLDAILAEKGRLPVTEALALLEEVLAALGAAHGAGVVHRDLKPSNIFLVRQPDGSRYVKLLDFGLAKRGEGPTGRTAQTRTDMVVGTPEYMAPEQARGQSVGPMTDLYAMGVVTFEMITGRLPFIGSSPVDLLMKHVEARPPRPSEFVSDLPPAVDAFILQMLTKDPETRPNSADVLRQHLTRLRRTLRATRTNPTAPAPTEESPPRPSAAASDAEARRPTTQVPAPVPTEWVVPQDEGAHSPRRFVPIAIGAAVLLTAVGVVIATRAPGEARPAAAVVVASPPPAPKAVALLPPPPPEVVAAPVPETPAPPPVVEAAPPKPSAPIKATTARTARDDGTASAPPKRSESLSEDAVHGRILVVSDLVAKSSRFTSNPGKQKAALNYMDSLIKDNQDAKSVQERAEIIEALDGWKRANLK
- a CDS encoding CpaF family protein is translated as MTMYTESLRAFLKPVLPYLDDESVSEIMINGPTDVWIERKGRLTKTDASFSEEGLIGAARNMAQFVGRPLTDERPRLDARLPDGSRIHVVIPPIARNGTTISIRKFFKDKLSIDSLMKFKSLTKPMARLIEAGIATKLNMLVAGGTGSGKTTLLNIVSSLIPDEERILTIEDSAELQLNQSHIVAFESRPPDKFGKGGVDMGDLLHSALRLRPDRIVVGEVRGGEAFHLMQAMNTGHGGSLATTHANTPTDTLRRIESLCLMSSVDLPMVAVRAQVASAINFVICCERLHDGSRKTIALSEVLPLTEKGEYRTQDIFVFTPVSKDEHGNILGYHAPTGIIPNFIQKARAYGFEDLDDAFFDPATYGVPPPPSFQVGEAYTLRWAPSLKHREQGLPDPAHFKEEWSRFEQLLKNAAPDGPVSGGHAAKPAGAPVQVQVPAKAALPPPAKSPAPALRPALPPRPPPGADDDKTPPPTRNPFSESDHASASEPLVQVADDLLAEEIPPRQTPPPRRPPPSPPRSVPASANNVRAAAAPPRRPPGPPPPPEDDDDEDGLGPRTELNTSEKTQIRPAPERPRR
- a CDS encoding aspartyl protease family protein, producing MSPRAGGLILAGVLCLVGCGHARSGLAPDTLTRLESTPGGYLAGPVEGFDGGPAVLNRKDFIWALDFAPRGGRVAYTRLGLKAYHVSVWGLDADAKPGSADERPRVLLADPEVNAQQYDLEGVAFSPDGSLVATVSRSGAVRLFDAATGAPKGALATEEPLVSVAFHPDGRWLVVGSAQGLVTVLSAPGLTFGAESRLHTGPVSALTFAPDGALYSGGWDGHVRASETPEQSLRPDVARTHFERRSGFAVVQGSVDGGPPVVLALDSRSPAVVLTTAAATASGIDVAFLKETVSVPGALGTTVARLARGRTLRFKALELTGLDVAVCDACVPQGSQGVLGAPFSERVDVVFDEATAEAVLTLKGGAPEGTPTLMARGLTPKADFSFPAHVNDVTVDARGQRLGVAFSQEKAERNRTVYERERKGLEDPRGPWNAGALVDAGSGKVLRKWEVHHGVVSSAAISPDGRSLASGGWDKQVHLFNEGDAAPRDTLEFGWSVRRVRFAPDGRQLGVAAWTPQKATGNQESDPAAVLVRVRYASPGVEARVTAPASPAVEAAPAQ
- a CDS encoding transglycosylase domain-containing protein, whose amino-acid sequence is MKTVFWLFMFLVGLAGVVIPLTYLYTASKLPRLESEFDVESQLRHRIEGDRMSVLVGRMDQGGKDRERVTFSRPDFSRMPKDLVALYIRQMDCPTYFQTPREDGRAWAWRLFAGVTLGTSPPGDGACERWLAMRIAREVGIEGTLPLSVAAHRLHAFFQKDQLIAYELSILRFERGVIGVEDAARKLFGRELGELQLSELAELQLALPPYGYYQELKGCKNSGLIRQNRDMLLQDLAGYSLVSEERARNAIAQPVGCLSVK